The Pseudomonas rhizosphaerae genomic sequence CAGGTGCAAATGCGCTGATCGCGAAGCCCTGTGGGATCCGTTCTACAGAATAGGCTTACTTGTGCAGGCCACTGCGCACCTTGCGCACCAGCACCCGGGCCTTGACCTTGAATTTCTGCAAGCTGGTGCGCGGTTTCTTCGGTACGACCAGGCCTTTCTCCGTCACCCAATCGCGCCAGCGCACGCGTTCGTCGCGGACCAGCCAACCCTCTTGTGCGGCGAAACTCTCGGCCAGGTAAACGCCCCGTGTGCTGGCGGCGTGCAGCTTGTCCTTCTTCAAGGTGTACAGCTCGGCAACCGGCTGCCCGTCTTTCAAGGGAATCAGATACAGGTCAGGCTTGCTGCGGCTTAGGCGGGTGATCAATTCCCCTTTTTCCAGCCGTTCCTCGACGTGGAACAGGCTCAGCGCCTTGGCCTGTGGCGGTACCTCCAGGCGCAGGTCGTACACCAGTTGCAACGACGCCGTTGGCACATGCACATACGCCCGAGGCCGCTCGATCAGGTTCAAGCTGCCGCATTTCACGGGCCGCGCTGCGCCCGAGCGGGTGCTCAAGCGAAAGGGCAGGGCTTCTGTATAGCGCAAGGCCTGGTCATACGGCGTCGGCAGCCAGGTGTCATTGAAACGCCCGCCCAGCCAGCCTTCCGAGGTTTCCAGCAAACACTCTTCGGCAATCTCCTGAATGGCCGTGTGCAGCGGCAGGTTCACCTCATGGGCCGGCACGTAGCCGGAAATCAGCTTGAGCACCACGTCGCCGCGGTCTTCGCGGCGCTGGCGCACCAGCACCCAATAATCGCGACCGCGCCAGTTCAAGGTCAGCCGGACCGAGACGCCGAGGTTGGCCAGTTCCACGCGGAAGCGTTCGCTGTCACTCACCTCGACCGGTTTGCGTCGTTCCAGGGTCTGGGCGAAATTCAACGGCATGCCCACGGCTTCATAGGTCAGGGCTTCGGGTGTGGCGTCGACGGCAAGGGGCAGGGTCTTGAAATTGCCTGGGTTCTTTCGTGTCAGGGTACGCGGCATTACGGCTCCTTCTTGCGTCGGGGTCGGCCGCGTCGGCGGCGTCAATTCCTGAGTAGCACGGCAGCGGCTGTCGCTACGTTGTGGGACAGGTGCAGCGGATTTATCGTTCCGACAATAGCACTGGCCACCCCTGGGTGGGCGAACAGCAACTCGAAGCTGGCACGCACGGGGTCGACCCCAGGTGCCAGGCAGGCATGGCCGCTGGCCAGCGCCTTCTTCACCAGAATGGCCTTGCCGTGGGCGGCCGCGTAGTCGAGCACCGGGCGCTCGGACTGCTCGCTCAGGTTGTAGGTGACCATGGCGCAGTCCCCGGTTTCCAAGGCTTTGAGCCCGCCCTGCACGGTTTTTCCAGAGAAGCCGAAGCCGCGAATCTTGCCTTCTGCCTTCAGCGCCGCCAACGTCTGGTACACCTCACAGCCTTGCAGAATATCCAGGTCGTTGCCGTCCGAATGCACCAGCAGCAGATCGATGAAGTCTGTTTCCAGGCGTTTCAAACTGCGCTCCACCGAGAACCGCGTGTGCTCGGCGCTGAAGTCGAAGCGTGATTGGCCCGCTTCGAACTCTTCACCGACCTTGCTGACGATCACCCAATCCTGACGCTGGCCGCGCAGCAGCGGCCCCAAACGTTCTTCGCTGATGCCATAGGCCGGCGCGGTGTCGATCAGGTTGATGCCCAACTGGCGCGCCTGGCCCAGCAACAGGCGTGCGGCGTCGTCGTCGGGAATGGTGAAACCGTTGGGGTATTTCACCCCCTGGTCGCGGCCCAGCTTTACCGTGCCCAGGCCCAGGGGGGAGACCCACAGGCCGGTGTCGCCCAGCGGGCGGTGCAGGTCGTGCAGGGTCGGCAGGCTCATGGCAGCAGTTCATCCCAGACAGGTGTGGC encodes the following:
- a CDS encoding aldo/keto reductase, producing MSLPTLHDLHRPLGDTGLWVSPLGLGTVKLGRDQGVKYPNGFTIPDDDAARLLLGQARQLGINLIDTAPAYGISEERLGPLLRGQRQDWVIVSKVGEEFEAGQSRFDFSAEHTRFSVERSLKRLETDFIDLLLVHSDGNDLDILQGCEVYQTLAALKAEGKIRGFGFSGKTVQGGLKALETGDCAMVTYNLSEQSERPVLDYAAAHGKAILVKKALASGHACLAPGVDPVRASFELLFAHPGVASAIVGTINPLHLSHNVATAAAVLLRN